The following proteins are co-located in the Hydractinia symbiolongicarpus strain clone_291-10 chromosome 7, HSymV2.1, whole genome shotgun sequence genome:
- the LOC130649313 gene encoding uncharacterized protein LOC130649313, with amino-acid sequence MENMSGKSKPGICGLLLIIIHGISSVTLIIIGGMHGTKCSGETFMDILLVITGVSMVLTLPSVTSVYITTASKIVTTATLISIVVLDGVIIGIIIWESYWKRINIKDKISCRYNTMFVFFAFQIMCLLCLYLVEEVKIIMAKVLEEARKSRNPTEKKTRRVLQSA; translated from the exons ATGGAAAACATGAGTG gtAAAAGCAAGCCTGGAATATGTGGTTTATTATTGATTATAATCCATGGTATTTCTTCCGTAACTCTTATCATAATTG GCGGTATGCATGGCACCAAATGTTCAGGGGAAACTTTTATGGACATATTACTCGTCATCACTGGTGTATCAATGGTATTAACGCTACCTTCTGTTACTTCTGTTTACATCACCACCGCAAGTAAAATTGTAACGACTGCTACACTTATAAGCATAGTTGTATTGGATGGAGTTATTATCGGCATTATTATATGGGAAAGCTACTGGAAACGAATCAACATTAAAGACAAAATTAGCTGTCGATATAATACTATGTTCGTCTTCTTTGCATTTCAAATAATGTGCTTACTTTGTCTGTACCTGGTCGAGGAAGTTAAAATCATTATGGCGAAAGTTTTGGAGGAGGCAAGGAAATCTAGAAATCCAACAGAGAAAAAGACTAGAAGGGTGTTGCAAAGTGCCTGA